The Trichosurus vulpecula isolate mTriVul1 chromosome 3, mTriVul1.pri, whole genome shotgun sequence genome includes a window with the following:
- the DPM2 gene encoding dolichol phosphate-mannose biosynthesis regulatory protein, whose protein sequence is MATGTDQVVGFGLVVFSLVTFIYYTIWVIILPFIDSDHIIHKYFLPREYAIIIPLVAGLFLLLFVGLFITYVMLKNRKPAKKTN, encoded by the exons ATG GCCACGGGAACAGACCAGGTGGTTGGATTTGGCCTGGTGGTTTTCAGTCTTGTGACCTTCATCTACTACACCATTTGGGTGATCATTCTG ccCTTCATAGACAGCGATCACATCATCCACAAGTACTTCCTGCCCAGGGAGTATGCCATTATCATCCCTCTAGTGGCTGGCCTCTTCTTGTTGCTGTTTGTGG GGCTGTTCATCACTTATGTAATGCTGAAGAATCGGAAACCAGCCAAGAAGACAAATTGA
- the PIP5KL1 gene encoding phosphatidylinositol 4-phosphate 5-kinase-like protein 1 codes for MGPSPLCGRDHCAYSPAFRSLGLSPHPPSIPPRPKTDPGTAGPGLCPTKEARPSPRAEKVVISPGSPAQSLNPWTGEEGSRRGAGGVKVVISSPRVAHPYGSPQESGPTNRLRRPAGSQGNYFRRFLWYVRERWKLLGLFEIDSGHEFYRLTCMMKAGLRDAIQDSIDYPCRHPLKEEDYTSVLTQPHEGFEMNTMAGPVFAHLRHFLGLAEKDYQNSLSSSHCFLQFISNSKSKANFFLTHDKRFFLKTQNKWEIQFLLSKLALYVHHFHEYPHSLLVKFLGIHSIKVAQEKKKYFIIMQSIFYPDDRISERYDIKGCRVSRWTEPLPEDSHVIVVLKDLNFEGHTITLGSQKSWFIRQMELDTAFLRNLNVLDYSLLVAFQRLHLDEKRPSKNILTRIARSAHAAWSEASTVPYLASEKLTLNLKKYSTIYSLSSSKSYNLAAHNCRLLPDVPNALHILDGPEHRYFIGIIDFFTVYSPRKRLEFLWKSLLHPGRSFSTVNPALYASRLCRWVVDHTV; via the exons ATGGGTCCGAGCCCACTCTGTGGCCGTGACCACTGTGCATACAGCCCTGCCTTTCGTTCCCTGGGTCTGTCCCCTCACCCGCCTTCCATCCCCCCTCGGCCCAAGACTGACCCTGGGACAGCTGGCCCTGGGTTGTGTCCCACCAAGGAAGCCCGTCCCTCTCCCC GTGCAGAGAAAGTGGTCATTTCCCCGGGAAGTCCGGCCCAAAGCCTCAACCCTTGGACAGGTGAGGAAGGCAGCCGAAGAGGGGCAGGGGGTGTGAAAGTGGTCATTTCCAGTCCCAGG GTGGCCCATCCCTATGGCAGCCCACAGGAAAGTGGCCCCACCAACAGGCTGCGCCGCCCAGCCGGGTCCCAAGGCAACTACTTTCGGCGATTCCTGTGGTACGTAAGAGAGAGGTGGAAATTACTCGGCCTTTTTGAGATTGACTCTGGTCATGAGTTTTACAGGCTGACGTGCATGATGAAGGCAGGGCTTCGGGATGCCATCCAGGACTCCATTGACTACCCTTGCAGG CATCCTCTAAAGGAGGAAGATTACACATCTGTTCTGACCCAGCCCCACGAG GGCTTTGAAATGAACACCATGGCAGGTCCTGTCTTTGCCCACCTTCGACACTTCCTAGGCCTGGCAGAAAAGGATTACCAGAACTCCCTGAGTTCCAGCCACTGCTTCCTACAGTTCATCAGTAACTCCAAGAGCAAAGCGAACTTCTTCTTGAC ACATGATAAGCGCTTCTTCCTGAAGACCCAAAATAAGTGGGAGATCCAGTTCCTGCTCTCCAAACTGGCCCTCTACGTTCATCACTTTCACGAATATCCCCATTCCCTGCTTGTCAAGTTTCTGG GTATCCACAGCATCAAGGTGGCCCAGGAGAAGAAG aaATACTTCATTATCATGCAGAGCATCTTCTACCCTGACGATCGAATTTCTGAAAG GTATGACATTAAAGGGTGCCGAGTGAGCCGATGGACAGAGCCTCTGCCTGAGGACAGCCATGTTATCGTGGTGCTAAAGGATCTCAACTTTGAGGGGCACACCATCACCCTGG GGTCCCAGAAGAGCTGGTTTATCAGGCAGATGGAGCTGGATACAGCCTTCCTCCGTAACCTCAATGTCCTAGACTACAGCCTCCTGGTGGCCTTTCAGAGGCTCCACTTGGACGAGAAGAGGCCCAGCAAGAATATCTTGACTCGTATAGCCAG GTCTGCTCATGCGGCCTGGAGCGAGGCTTCGACGGTGCCTTACTTGGCTTCAGAAAAGCTCACCCTGAATCTAAAGAAGTACTCCACCATCTATTCCCTGAGCAGCAGCAAGTCTTACAACCTCGCTGCCCACAACTGCAGGCTCCTGCCCGACGTCCCCAATGCCCTGCACATCCTGGACGGCCCCGAACACCGCTACTTTATAGGGATCATAGACTTCTTCACCGTCTACAGTCCCCGCAAACGGCTAGAGTTCCTGTGGAAATCCCTTCTCCACCCCGGCCGTTCCTTCTCCACCGTCAACCCTGCCCTCTATGCCAGCCGCCTCTGCCGTTGGGTGGTGGATCACACCGTGTGA